The genomic region TTGCAATTCCAAAACCCATAGCAAAAACAGGAACTACTGACATTAATGAATAAAACGTCAGAGCCGATGCCTTTTGTTGAATTTTATCTTCTTTATATCCCCTGAGTGCCAATAAAATAACCCTTAATATCTTTATCAAAATAAATTTTATTTTAGGCATTCCTTTTAAAGAAACCCTCCAAATCTCAACATTAATAAATTGAATAATTTTTTTTATCATAACTGATTTTTTATTATTATTAACTCAATTACTTATTATTTAAATAATATAAATAAATATAAAATTTGTTTTGGTTCAATAATATTACTAAATTTAATACAAATCATTTAAAATAATAGTTTTTTCGTGTGAAAAATAGAAAATTAATAATACTTGTATTTCTATTTATAATATATTCAATATCATTATCCAGTTTTATTTCAGCTGATAATATTGTTATTAAGCGAATAATTTTACAATTTGATAAATATGTTAAAAACAATTATCAACAAAAAGTTTATCTGAAATCTGACCAAAATATTTATCAGGCAGGGAATATCATATGGTTTAAAACATACCTGTTGAACTCATCATCTCATATTCCAGATTCGACAAGTAAAAATTTATATATAGAACTCATTGATCTTAATAAAAATGTAATATTAACAAGAATATTGAGAACGGAAAAAGGATTTTCATATGGAAATTTTGAATTACCGGATACCATTTTTGATGGATTTTACCAGATAAGAGCTTATACTAACTGGATGAAAAATTATGATGAAAATTATTTTTTTTCAAAAACAATAAGAATAATCAATCCTGACAATCCTTTGTCGTATACTAAAAAACAATTAAAAAAAGATATTAAGATTAAAAAAAAATATGATATACAGTTTTTTCCTGAAGGAGGTATTTTAATAAGTGAAATTAAAAATAAAGTAGCTTTTAAAGCTATAAATAAATTTGGTGATGGCATAGATATAACAGGCAGGATTATTGATAATAAAAACCATGAATATCTTATTTTTAACAGTTTACATAAAGGAATGGGAGTATTTTATTTTACTCCTGAAAAAGAAAAAAAATATTTTGCTGAAATTCGTTTACCTGATGGGAAAATTTATAAAATAAAAATTCCTTTTCAAAATGATGAGGCAATAAAAATATCTGTCGATAATAAAAAAGATTTGATATATGTTAATCTTAAATGTAATGAGTTGTTTCTTCAAAATCACTCAGGATATGAATTTATAATAATCGGTCAGATAAGAAATAAAATTTATTTATCAGCACCAAAAATATTAGAATCTACAAATAAAAGTGTGGTATTTTCAAAAAAAAATCTTCCATCCGGGATTTTGCAATTAACTTTATTTTCATCAAGATACGAACCATTAAGCGAAAGATTAATTTTTATTGATAATAATGATAAACTTAATATTGAATTAAATACATCTTTTAATAAGCAAGATAATAATAAAATTAATTTGGATATTATTGTTAAAAATTCAATTGGCGAACCTGTTTCAGCTAATATTTTAATTAACATCATAAATGACGTAAAAACAAACGAAAAAAACAACCGGAATATACTTTCATACTTACTTTTATCTTCAGATTTAAAAGGAAAAGTTGAAGACCCGGGGTATTATTTTTATGATACAGATTCCATTAAATCAAGAAATTTGGATATTTTAATGATGACACAAGGATGGAGAAGATTTGTCTGGGAAAAAGTTTTTAACGAAGAATACGATGAAAAAAAGCATGAATTTGAAAAAGGCTTGGATATTAGCGGAAAAGTTCTTTATCAATTGTTTAGTATTCCTGCAAAAAACTCAAAAGTAAATATAACAGTTTTAAATCAATATTATGAATACAGAAAAACTACAACCGATAATGAAGGCAGATTTTTATTCAGGAATATAAATTTATTTGATATAATCGAATTAAAAATAAATGCATTAAATAAATCAGATAAAAAAAATATTTATATTTATATTGACGAAACCAAGTCTGTACCTGTATGTTTTGATATTGATTCAAATATATATAATCTTGTTAAAACATCAACAAAAAAGAAAAAACTCTTACAGATTGAAGACACAGAAAAGGATATGGCAAATAAAGAAAAATCCAGTTTAAATAAAACTCATGGTAATGCAAGCCATATTATTATGTTTGATGACAAAATGCAAAATTATAATAATATTTTTCAGGCAATTACCGGTAAAGTACCCGGAGTTAGAGTAAGTGGCAACAAAGTGATTATCAGAGGGATAAATAGCATCTATGGTGGTTCAGAACCTTTATATTTATTAGATGATATTCCTGTTGACAGATATGTTATTTCAAATATTTATCCGGGTGATGTTGAAAGAATTGAAATACTAAAAGGAGCAAAGGCATCAATATATGGCAGTAGAGGAGGCAATGGTGTTATTGCAATTTATACAAAAAAAGGGAAATATTGTAAAAGAGGTGAAATATTATTTAATATGCTTGGATATCATAAAGCAAAAGAGTTTTATAAGCCTGCTTTTCAAAATGTAAATGATTCAAAGACCTACAAAACAAAAACGGTATTCTGGAAACCGGAAATTATTACTGATAATTATGGAAAAGCAAATGTTTCATTTTCAATTGATGATAATATAAAAAATATAATAATTGAGATAGAAGGAATCACAAATAAAGGAAAAATAGCACAAGAAATTATATTTAAAGAAATTAAATAATTTCCTAAATCCCCATTATTTCTAAATTCTTAACATCAGAACTTCCAATCTACCCATAATCTATAAAAGTATTATAATATTAGATGCGACAAACAACTGGAATAATGCCTGCCTGTCGGCAGACAAGGAAAGATGCCTGTCTGCCGATAGGCAGGGAATAATGGAAAGGTCGAAAGTCCAATTATTCTTGTATTCCATTATTCCAATATTCCAAAATACAGGGAATTACTATATTACGGTGCAGTATTTATAACTTGTTGATTTTCAAATATAGTTTGGGATGTCTGAACATGTAATAGTTAAATCAATGACTTAACATATTCTATAAGATTAGGAATAAGATCTTTTCTTTTTCCTGTAATAATGTCATCAACAATAGCATCCTCAATTTTATCCCATATAGGAATCCTAATCACTTTATAATCAGTCATTAACTGTGTAGTATCCCTGATAAGATCATAAAAAGCTCTTTGTTTCCATCTAGGTGCTCCGTTTCCTTCAAGTTCTCCTTCGGGTCCAGCCTCTCCATATTGGTCAACAGATGGGTATGACGTCCATTTTTCACTCCATGTTGCTGCACGTAAACAAATAGACTCGTACTCCTTACACAATTTTAAGTATTTCTCCATCGGGAAAAAATCAAGTTTCTTATATATCTCTGAACCTAAAGTTATTATTCTGTATCTGTTAAAATGCCTTTCGTCATCTAATTCGATTACTACATTTTTTAATTCAACATCCCAGCCTCTGAACCTTGATGGAAATTCATCCATAATACCACCAAGTTTTTTATATGTTCTAAAAAGTTCATCAGCATATTCTGATTTTAGAAAATCTTTCTTCGAGGGTTTTGGCTTTGGTTTAGATTTTAATTTCGCTTCTTTTAATAAAATATTTTTAAATTTTTCCTGTTTTACTCTCATATTATTAATATATATATATTTAAAATTGTAAATTAAATAAATTTATTTAAAAAATCAATAATAATAAACTAACATTAAAAAAACCATTTTGTTTACAATTATTTTTAGTTTTCCATTTTCTTTTTTAATGAAAAAATAAATACGCAATAAAAATTGCTGCTATTATTCCGGCAAGATCAGCCAATAATCCACATGTAACAGCATGCCTTATTTTTTTAATACCAACTGAACCAAAATAAACAGCAATAATATAAAATGTTGTATCGGTAGCTCCCTGAAAAGTACATGCCAGTCTTCCTACAAAAGAATCCGGGCCAAAATTGTTCATTGCATCAACCATCATTCCTCTTGCCCCGCTTCCGCTAAGTGGTTTTAAAAATGCCGTAGGAAGAGCCGAAATAAAATCCGTATCTACACCGAGAAATCTAAAAAAATGTTCAAATCCTTTTATTATAAAATCCATACTTCCCGATGTTCTGAACACTCCTATTGCTACTAAAATTGCTATCAGAAAAGGAATAATTTTTATTGCTATACTAAATCCTTCTTTTGCCCCTTCAATAAACGTTTCATAAACATTTACTTTTTTGTATAGTGCCAAACTAATAAACACAACAATTATAGTAAACAAAATTATATTACCCGAAACTGAAGAAGTTATATTTACCTGTTCTTGAGTTAGAGTAGTAAAATAATAAATAATCCCTGTAACAAATAATGTAAATCCTCCGAGATAAGCAAGAATTGTTTTATTAAAAAGATTTATTTTTTGATATATTGAAACAGCAATAATCCCTGCGAGAGTTGAAAAAAAAGTAGATAATAATATTGGCAGGAAAATATCAGAAGGGTTAGCAGCACCAAGTTGTGCCCGATAAACCATTATACTAACAGGAATAATTGTTAATCCCGAAGTATTCAAAACAAGGAACATTATCATTGAATTTGAAGCAGTATCTTTTTTTGTATTTAATTCCTGCAATTGTGTCATTGCTTTTAAACCTAATGGAGTTGCTGCATTATCAAGCCCAAGCATATTTGCAGCAAGGTTCATTAATATAGAACCTGTAACAGGATGGTTTTTAGGTATCTGGGGGAAAAGCTTAGTAAAAATCGGAGCAACAGCCCTTGACATAATATTAATTACACCTCCTTTTTCGCCTATTTTCATTATTCCCAACCATAATGTCATTACTCCGGTTAAACCAAGTGAAAGTTCAAAACCGATTTTAGCCATATCAAAAGTACTTCCCATAATATTTGGAAACACTTCCATGTCCCCAAAAAATATTAATCTTACAAGAGCTACTACAAATGCAATCAAAAAAAAGCTTATCCAGATATAATTTAGTACCATTTAAAATGTGTCTAGTAAATAATTTTAGTTAACATGAATTTATGCAATATATTTTTTTATAACTAAAACGTTATTGTTTTCCAAGTTGTACAAATATAAATTATACCAACTTGATTCTCAAAAATTTTTATCTGTAAAGTTATTTTATTTAATAAATATATATTGTAAAATTAAAAAAACAATATAATTTTGCAGCTAAATTTATACATTATTTTGAAATTGAAAAAAATTAAAAAAATTATTTCTGGTGGGCAAAATGGAGTTGACCAAGGAGCATTAGAATTTGCTTTTGAAAACAATATTTTATCAGGAGGATGGTGTCCAAAAGGAAGATTATGCGAAAATGGTAAAATACCAGAAAAATTTCCTTTACAAGAAACCTTGTCGAATCAATATTCTGAAAGAACAAAAATGAATATTATTAATTCAGACGGAACATTAATAATATCATACAAAGGAACAATTGATAAAGGAACAAAATTAACCCAGGAATTATGTTTAAAAAATAATAAACCATTCTTACTTTTAAATATCACTGAATTTATCGAATTATCAAAAAAAGTATTTCCTGAATGGCTTGAAAATAATAAGCTTAATACTTTAAATATTGCAGGACCTCGTGAAAGTAATTGCCCCGGAATACAATCTAAAACAAAAGAATTTTTGAAAATGCTTTTTGGGAATTAATTAGAGTCCACAAACAATTCTGATATTATACTTTTAACATAAGGATATTTTTATTTATACCATTATAATTTTGTTGATTTTTATGAATTTTTGTATTCTTGCCTATATATCTTAAAAAAACTACAATTGTTTTATTATATTGTAAATCAATGAATTCAAACTTGCGAAACATGAGTTATAATACAAATAATTGGCTTCCTACATCAAAAAAAGAAATGCTTGCAAAAGGCTGGGATGAAATTGATGTTATATTATTTTCAGGTGATGCTTATGTTGACCATCCGTCTTTTGGCTCTGCTATTATTGCAAGAATTATTGAAAATGAAGGACTTCGTATAGCAATTGTACCTCAACCAAACTGGAGAGACGATCTTAGAGATTTTAAAAAATTCGGGAAACCAAAATTGTTTTTTGCTGTTACTTCTGGATGTATGGATTCAATGGTAAATCATTATACAGCTAATAAGCGATTACGTTCAAATGATGCATATACTCCGGGCGGAAAAGCAGGATTCAGACCTGATTATGCAACTATTGTTTATAGCAATATTCTTAAAAATTTATTTCCAGATGTACCTGTAATTATTGGTGGAATTGAAGCCTCGCTCAGAAGATTAACACATTATGATTACTGGTCAGACAAATTAAAACCCGGAATATTAATTGAAAGCAAAGCCGACCTCCTTGTTTATGGAATGGGTGAAAAACCAATGATTGAAATTATTAGCTTACTTAAAAAAGGATTAGCTTTTAATAAACTTCAAAACATTCCGCAAACAGCTTATATTATTGATAATAAAACAAAAATACCACAAGATAACAACTATGAAAACCATTATTTGTATTCGCATAATGATTGTAGAAATAATAAAATAAAATTCGCAAAAAATTTCCGAATTATTGAAGAAGAATCAAATAAAAAAGTATCAAAAAGATTAATACAAGAGGTTGGAAATCAAAAAATTATTGTAAATCCTCCTCTCCCACTAATGAGTGAAAAGGAAATTGATAATATCTACAATTTGCCTTTTACTTATCTTCCACATCCGAGATATAGAAACAAAGAACCAATTCCTGCCTATGAAATGATAAAATTTTCTGTTAATATTCACAGGGGTTGTTTTGGTGGATGCAGTTTTTGTACAATATCTGCTCATCAAGGGAAATTTATAATAAGCAGGTCAGAAAAATCTATTATGAATGAAGTTGATAAAATTACAAAACTTCCAGATTTTAAAGGTTACATTTCTGACATAGGCGGACCCTCAGCAAATATGTACAATATGAAAGGAAAAGACACAGAAATTTGTGATAAATGTAAAAAAACATCATGTATTTTTCCTTATATCTGTAAAAACTTAGATACAAACCATAAAATTTTAACTGAACTTTATAAAAAAATTGATAAACATCATAAAATAAAAAAATCGTTTGTTGGCAGTGGAATAAGATATGATATGTTATTTAATAATAAACATGAGGTATCCGGTAATTATTACGATTATGCTAAAGAACTGATAACAAATCATGTTTCGGGAAGACTAAAAGTTGCACCTGAACATAATTCTGAAAAAGTTCTTAAAATAATGCGAAAACCTTCTTTTGACTTTTTCTTAAAATTTAAAAATTTATTTGATAAAATTAATGATAAAAATAATTTAAACCAGCAATTAATACCTTATCTTATATCAAGCCATCCCGGATGTGATAATATTGATATGGCAAAGCTTGTAATACAAATAAAAAAATTGAACTTAATAACCGAACAGGTACAAGATTTTACTCCAACACCCATGACTCTTGCAACAGTTATTTATTATTCTGGAATTCATCCTTATACATTAGATAAAATTAATGCTGCCAAAACAAAACAACAAAAACTCAACCAAAAAAGTTTCCTTTTCTGGTATAAAAAAGAGAACTTCAACATAATTAAAAATATTCTGCAAAAAGAAAGAAGAAACGATTTGATAAAACTGATATTTAATAAATGAATTTGTACAAGTTGGAATTAAACGTGATTATTTTATAAAGTCAGCACTTGACAGTCAGGAATTACAACTTAGCAAAGCGATCTCATGAGCTGTAGCGAATAAATTCCGCTTAGCAAGGAATAGAGACAATGACTTTCCATAGTCCGAAGGACATGGAAAAGTCGTAGTAAAATATTGAGCAGCAACAAATAATCAAAGCGTTCTCCTCTGATAATCAGGGGAGATGCCGACAGGCAGAGGGGTAAAAAAAAATAAAACAATTCAACTATCCAAGAAAAACAACACATTTAACGTTTTGTTAAAAATAATTCTTTAAAAAACTTTGTTCTTTGAAAATAAATAGTTTGCTTTATACAAAATTTCATAATCTTTTTTATGAGAATATTTGATTACATAAAATTCCCATTTGCTCAAACCCCTGCATTTGCAGAGAGAGAGAGAGAGAGAGAGAGAGAAAGAGAGAGAGAGTTTACCATGTGGAATTTGCGAAGCAATTATTCCACTGTGGAGAGAGTTTACCACGCCTGCCATGTTATTGCAAAACAATTATTGCACAATGGTAAAACCCTATCGCCCTGCCCAAAATTAAAACCATATTATAAAAATTTATTTCTCAATAACCAAATTGTTATTTATTTAAAGAAAAGAGAATATACGTAAGTTTGAAATTTTGAGAGTTTTTTTACTGTTTTTTCTTAAATCCGCAGGCTATAAAGCATTGATAGTCATCAGATGACTTCTACTGAAAAAGAATATTTAAAGTATTGATTTATAATTAGTCATCCGATGACTTGTAGATTTTGGGTTTCTTTATAAAAACAGAATATTTAACAATATTTTTAAACAAACTTTAAATAACAAAAAAATGAAAAATATATTATTAACATTATTATTTCTATTCTCATTAAATATAATGAATGTTTTTTCTCAGACAAATATTGTTGTAAGTTTAGTTAAATCACAGAATAAAAGTATAAATGGTGGACAATTGTATGTATGGAATGGTGGTTATGCCACAAATGGTAGTTATTATTCTGAAGAAAGGTATATAACTACAAACGATGAAACTCTTTGTTATCCTACTATTTGTGATTATACTTATATGTACATAAATATATTTGCTAAAATAGATGGGTATGGTTTTACAGGATGGAAACATAAGACAACAGCTGCAGATCCATATGTGCATAGTACAGAGCTTGATGTTTATATTAATTTTTTTCAGGTTCCACCTAAGCCAGTAGATTTTGTACCAGCCACTGAAGATTAATCAGTTAAGACCTGACAGAGTCTCAAATAAAGTTTGGCTATAAAACTTCTATTCGTCATTGCGAGGAGAAACGACGAAGCCTGCCTGACGGTAGCTACGGTGTACCCACAAGTTTTGATGCGTACATAATGAATGGGAGAAGCGAAATGAAAATGATTGAAAAACAGGGATTAATGACTTACAAATTATGGAATACACTTCAAAAATATAAAATCGTTAATCCTTGTTCGGCATTAATTCTCAATATATTACAAAGATGTGGGTACACCGTAGCTGACGGTAGGCAGGCAATCTCTTTATATACAGATTGCTTCACTCCGTTCGCAATGACGTACTTTATGGATAAACTCTAAATATAAAAATTTTTTAAATTAAACTCATGCTACAAAAAACATTTCTATTTATATTATTCTTATTATTATTTGCTTACGGATTTGCACAGGAAAACTGGGTTTATTATAACCATACAAATGTGCCTGCTATTGGACCTATTGACAATATGATACACGATATTACAACTGACACATCAGGTAACTTGTGGTTTGCTACACAAAACGGATTAAGCAAATTTGACGGAACAACATGGGAACAGTTTTTATATGTTCAGGGTTATTTAAACAGCAAATATAATAGAATTATTATTGACAAAGAAAATACTATATGGTTAAGTCTTCCATACGCTTTTGGCGGCTTTTTCAGGATTAAAAATAATAATTATGAAAAAATATGTGAGGGAAAAAATATATATAATATGGCGATAGATACCGCAGGACATATCTGGGTTGTTGCTCACCAGGGATTATTTGAATATACCGGAAATGAATTTATTGCTCATGGCAATGAGCATGAATTACTTAATGAAAATTTATATGCAATTTCATTTGATAAAAATAATAAACTTTGTGTAGGAACATTTTACAACGGAATATTATATAAAAATGATACGGCATGGATAAATTTTACAGAAACCGATGGACTGATAAATAATAATATTATTGACATAGATTTTGATAATGAAAACAATTTATGGATTGCTACAGATTCAGGTGTTAGTTGTTATAACGGTATTGATTTTACAAATTATACAAAACAGGACGGTTTATGTTCAAATGAAATACAAAGGGTTTATGTTGATAATGAAGATTATGTATGGTTTACATCGTATAGCAACGGGCTTAGCTCTTATAAGGATGAAGAATTTATAACATATAATACTCAAACAGGACTTAAAGATAATTTTATTCGAACAGTATTTAAAGATACAAATAAAGGTGTATGGATTACATATAATAATAAAGGAGTTGATTATTTAATAAACGATACAATAATAAATTATTCAGGCAATGGAATTTATCATATCGAATGTATATTTGAAGCTCATAATAATAATATTTGGGTTGGAACAATGGATGGAGGAATAAATGTGTTTGACGGCTCAAACTGGGAAACTTACAATATTTCAAACGGTTTTATAGGCAATCATGTTTATACAATTGTTAGCGATAATCAACAAAATATATGGATTTCAACTCTTGGTGGTTTAGCTAAATATGATGGTAATGAATTTGAATATATTACAATAGATAGTTTACCCGGCAAATATATTTTAACCCTATATTTCGATAAAAATAATGATATGTGGCTTGGAACAGCAAAAAAAGGAGCAGTTAGATTTAACGGCGAAGAATGGACTGTATATGATACAACAAATAGCCCTATAATTGATAGAGTTGATGCTATTTGTGAAGATAATGAGGGAAATATATGGTTTGGAACATCTGATTCATTATCTCTTTTTGATGGAATAATATGTAAATTTGATGGAAATAATTGGACTACATATCATCCGATACAAGGGAAAACACAAACTATATATAATGATTCAGAAGGAAATCTTTGGTTTGGTTTAATTACAGATTTTTTTAAAGATACAACAATATTAAAATATGATGGTGAAAATTGGGAAACAATATTATTGGAATTGGATGAGCCTTATACTTATAGTACAGATATTTTTGATATTGCAGAAGATAAAGATGGTAATATTTGGTTTGGAAGAGACGGGAATGGAGTCTCAATTTATAAACATGGCGAATGGCAACATAAATACCCCGAAGATGGTTATCCTGAAAGTACAACAAGAACAATCATGGTAGATCACACAGGTGATATTTGGTTTGGCTCCTGGTTTGATGGAATATATAAAATTGATTATCCTAATGATATTAAAAATATAAAAAAAAAAGAAGGTTTTAAAACATACCCCAACCCCGTAAAAGATATTTTATACATACAAAACAGTAAAGGACTTTTCAAAACAACAAAACTTGAACTATACGATATAAATGGCAAACTACTTTTTAATGACTACTACCATGTGAACTACGAACTTAACATGAGTAAATATTCAAAAGGTGTTTATATAATTAAATTAAAATATTTTAACAATATTTACACAGAAGAAATTGTAAAAGAATAAAAAACAACGACTTTCCATAGTCCGAAGGACATGGAAAAGTCGTAACCATTTACTTGACCTGTCAGGGTTTGAAAAAGACCTGTCAGAGTTCGCAGAACCTGACAGAGTCTAAAATATTAAAGAAAAGAATAATAATACAAGTTTTGTTTAACTTTCTTTGTCTTGATACAAAGAAAGTTACAAAGAAAAATCAAGGCTGACAATAAATTCTTACTAAAACTACATTTTAG from Bacteroidales bacterium harbors:
- a CDS encoding putative molybdenum carrier protein, whose protein sequence is MKKIKKIISGGQNGVDQGALEFAFENNILSGGWCPKGRLCENGKIPEKFPLQETLSNQYSERTKMNIINSDGTLIISYKGTIDKGTKLTQELCLKNNKPFLLLNITEFIELSKKVFPEWLENNKLNTLNIAGPRESNCPGIQSKTKEFLKMLFGN
- a CDS encoding T9SS type A sorting domain-containing protein, translated to MLQKTFLFILFLLLFAYGFAQENWVYYNHTNVPAIGPIDNMIHDITTDTSGNLWFATQNGLSKFDGTTWEQFLYVQGYLNSKYNRIIIDKENTIWLSLPYAFGGFFRIKNNNYEKICEGKNIYNMAIDTAGHIWVVAHQGLFEYTGNEFIAHGNEHELLNENLYAISFDKNNKLCVGTFYNGILYKNDTAWINFTETDGLINNNIIDIDFDNENNLWIATDSGVSCYNGIDFTNYTKQDGLCSNEIQRVYVDNEDYVWFTSYSNGLSSYKDEEFITYNTQTGLKDNFIRTVFKDTNKGVWITYNNKGVDYLINDTIINYSGNGIYHIECIFEAHNNNIWVGTMDGGINVFDGSNWETYNISNGFIGNHVYTIVSDNQQNIWISTLGGLAKYDGNEFEYITIDSLPGKYILTLYFDKNNDMWLGTAKKGAVRFNGEEWTVYDTTNSPIIDRVDAICEDNEGNIWFGTSDSLSLFDGIICKFDGNNWTTYHPIQGKTQTIYNDSEGNLWFGLITDFFKDTTILKYDGENWETILLELDEPYTYSTDIFDIAEDKDGNIWFGRDGNGVSIYKHGEWQHKYPEDGYPESTTRTIMVDHTGDIWFGSWFDGIYKIDYPNDIKNIKKKEGFKTYPNPVKDILYIQNSKGLFKTTKLELYDINGKLLFNDYYHVNYELNMSKYSKGVYIIKLKYFNNIYTEEIVKE
- a CDS encoding YgiQ family radical SAM protein; this encodes MSYNTNNWLPTSKKEMLAKGWDEIDVILFSGDAYVDHPSFGSAIIARIIENEGLRIAIVPQPNWRDDLRDFKKFGKPKLFFAVTSGCMDSMVNHYTANKRLRSNDAYTPGGKAGFRPDYATIVYSNILKNLFPDVPVIIGGIEASLRRLTHYDYWSDKLKPGILIESKADLLVYGMGEKPMIEIISLLKKGLAFNKLQNIPQTAYIIDNKTKIPQDNNYENHYLYSHNDCRNNKIKFAKNFRIIEEESNKKVSKRLIQEVGNQKIIVNPPLPLMSEKEIDNIYNLPFTYLPHPRYRNKEPIPAYEMIKFSVNIHRGCFGGCSFCTISAHQGKFIISRSEKSIMNEVDKITKLPDFKGYISDIGGPSANMYNMKGKDTEICDKCKKTSCIFPYICKNLDTNHKILTELYKKIDKHHKIKKSFVGSGIRYDMLFNNKHEVSGNYYDYAKELITNHVSGRLKVAPEHNSEKVLKIMRKPSFDFFLKFKNLFDKINDKNNLNQQLIPYLISSHPGCDNIDMAKLVIQIKKLNLITEQVQDFTPTPMTLATVIYYSGIHPYTLDKINAAKTKQQKLNQKSFLFWYKKENFNIIKNILQKERRNDLIKLIFNK
- a CDS encoding TonB-dependent receptor plug domain-containing protein encodes the protein MKNRKLIILVFLFIIYSISLSSFISADNIVIKRIILQFDKYVKNNYQQKVYLKSDQNIYQAGNIIWFKTYLLNSSSHIPDSTSKNLYIELIDLNKNVILTRILRTEKGFSYGNFELPDTIFDGFYQIRAYTNWMKNYDENYFFSKTIRIINPDNPLSYTKKQLKKDIKIKKKYDIQFFPEGGILISEIKNKVAFKAINKFGDGIDITGRIIDNKNHEYLIFNSLHKGMGVFYFTPEKEKKYFAEIRLPDGKIYKIKIPFQNDEAIKISVDNKKDLIYVNLKCNELFLQNHSGYEFIIIGQIRNKIYLSAPKILESTNKSVVFSKKNLPSGILQLTLFSSRYEPLSERLIFIDNNDKLNIELNTSFNKQDNNKINLDIIVKNSIGEPVSANILINIINDVKTNEKNNRNILSYLLLSSDLKGKVEDPGYYFYDTDSIKSRNLDILMMTQGWRRFVWEKVFNEEYDEKKHEFEKGLDISGKVLYQLFSIPAKNSKVNITVLNQYYEYRKTTTDNEGRFLFRNINLFDIIELKINALNKSDKKNIYIYIDETKSVPVCFDIDSNIYNLVKTSTKKKKLLQIEDTEKDMANKEKSSLNKTHGNASHIIMFDDKMQNYNNIFQAITGKVPGVRVSGNKVIIRGINSIYGGSEPLYLLDDIPVDRYVISNIYPGDVERIEILKGAKASIYGSRGGNGVIAIYTKKGKYCKRGEILFNMLGYHKAKEFYKPAFQNVNDSKTYKTKTVFWKPEIITDNYGKANVSFSIDDNIKNIIIEIEGITNKGKIAQEIIFKEIK